The Mycolicibacterium duvalii DNA window GTGATCCCCTACACCGACGTTGACGACGCGGTCGCGATCGCCAACGACTCCGACTACGGCCTGGGCGGCAGCGTGTGGACCGCCGATCAGGACCGCGGCATCGCCGTCGCCCGCCGGGTGCAGACCGGCAGCATCGGGATCAATGCCTACAACCTGGATCTGAGCGCACCGTTCGGCGGTGTCAAGGCCAGCGGTCTGGGTCGCGAACTCGGTCCCGAGGGCCTGGCCGCCTATCAGCAGACCAAGTCGATCTACGTGTCCTGAAAAACCCTGTCCTGCAGCAGAAGCGGCTGACCTAGGTCAGGTCGCGATGTCGAACACCCACACCGCCAGTGTGGTGGTGGCGACGCTGATCAACAGGATTGCGATCAGGTTCAGCCAGATTCCGCCCTTGACCATGCTGCCGATGTTGACGTAGCCGGTGCCGAAGACGATCGCGTTGGGCGGGGTGGCCACCGGGAGCATGAAGGCCGATGTCGCGGCGAGCGCGACCGGGATGGTCAGCAGCAGCGGGTCCTGGCCGATGCCCACCGCGACCCCGCCGATCACCGGCAGGAACGTCGCCGCCGTGGCGGTGTTGCTGGTCAACTCGGTCAGGAAGATCACCCCGGCCGTGATCAGGCCGACCAGCAGCAGGACGGCCATCCCCTGCAGGCTCTGTGCCTGGATCCCGATCCACTCGGTCAGCCCCGACGAGCTGAACTGGGACGACAGCGCGAGCCCGCCGCCGAACAACAGCAGCACGCCCCACGGGAGTTGCACAGCGGTGGACCAGTCCAGCAGCCGCACACCGAGTTTCGCGCCGGCCGGCAGGATGAACAGCAGCAGCCCGGCGGCGATCGCGATACCCGCGTCGGAGATCGGGGGACTGTCCCAGATCAGCGGGAACGATATCCAGCTGATCGCGGCCAGCGCGAAGATCACCGCCACCCGCCGCTCCCCGCTGGACGGCTTCCCGAGTTTGGCCAGTTCGGTGTTGAACAGCTTCTTGCCCCCGGCGAGTTCGTCGACCTCGGGCTTGAAGATGACCTTGGCCAACAGCACCCAGGTGATCACCAGCAGCACGGCGGCGAGCGGAAGGCCCAGCAGCATCCACCGTCCGAAACTGATGGTGATGTCGTGCTCGTCCTGCAGGTAGCCGACGAGCAAGGTGTTCGGCGGTGTGCCGATGATCGTGGCCAGCGAACCCACCGAGGCTGCGTAGGCGATACCCAGCATCAGGGCCGTGCCGAAATTCGATTGCTTGACTTGCTCTTTGACCTCTTCTGCGTCCGCGCCCGGTTCCTCGGATTCCTCCGTATCGGCGGGGCGCGACACCGTTCCGGCGAGCATCAGGACCGAGACACCGATCGGCACCATCATCACCGCGGTCGCCGTGTTGGACACCCACATGCTCAGAAAGGCCGTGGCGAGCATGAATCCGGCGATCACGCGGGTGGTACCGGTGCCCATCGCCCGTACCGTCAGCAGCGCGATGCGCCGGTGCAGATTCCAGCGCTGCATCGCCAACGCAATGAGGAACCCGCCCATGAACAGGAAGATGATGTCGCTGCCGTAGTAGGCGCCGACGTCGGACACGCTCACGTCGTCGACGAGAAGGGGGAACACGACCAGGGGCAACAGGGCCGTGGCGGGGATGGGAATCGCCTCGGTCATCCACCACAGACCCATCAGTACGGCGATCGCCGCAGTCACCTTGGCCGGATGGGCCAGGTCGGCCGGGAGCGCCAGATACACGAGTGCTGCCAGCACGAGGCCGGCGGCGAATCCGGTCCAGCGCCTGCGGAATGTCGACGTGCTCTCGGCGGGCGCACGCTCACCGGAGGACTGCTCGTCGACCTCCGTGTCGAAGTGCGGGTCCTGTTCGCTGCGCTCGAGGTCCTCTCGCGCCGCCTGCTCCCCGGCCATCGGTCTCTCCCTCCGAGAGTTCGCCGGCCCGTATCTCCCTGTGCGGTCCGGTCGTGACGGGCATCACCTGAGGTTGGTACCCGCTCGGTGCCGTCGGGAAGCGTGCGGCGGCCTGTGCGCTGGCATCCTGGCGGGGTGACCGCTCTCGACGACGTCGTCGCCGACTGGCAGCTGCGGCCCGACGGCGACGTCCACCGTGCCGGCCGGGCCACCGTGCTGCCCGTGCGCAGCGACGGCACCCCGGCGGTCCTCAAGCTCGGTGGCGCCGAGCAGGCGCACCTGGTCCTGCGCCGTTGGAACGGCGACGGGGCCGCGCGGCTGCTGCGCGCCGACCCGCACCGCGGTGCCCTCCTCCTCGAGCGTCTGCATCGAACCTCGCTCGAGTCGCTGCCCGACGCCGCCGCGTGCGAGGTGGTCGCCGGCCTCTTCCGCAGCCTGCACATTCCCGCCCTGCCGCAACTATGCTCCCTGCCAACGGTTCTCGGAGACTGGGCCGGCATGCTGGCCTCCCTGCCCAACAGTGCGCCGCTGCCGCGCAGGCTCGTCGAGCAGGCCGCTGCGCTGTGCCGTGACCTCGCCGCCGAGCCCGCCGAGAGCGTGCTGCACGGAAACCTGCACTACGGCAACGTCCTCGCGGCCGACCGCGAACCTTGGCTCACCATCTCTCCCGATCCGGTCAACGGCGACCCGGCCTATGACATCGCCCCGATGCTGTGGCACCGCTGGGGCGACATCGCCGGCAGCGTGCGTGCCGGCGTGCAACGCCGCTTCTACGCGCTCGTCGACGCGGCCGGCCACGACGAGGACCGGGCCCGCGCCTGGACCATCGTGCGCATCGTGCACCGGGCCACCGGGGTGCTCGACGACGCGGACGAGGTGACGAAGCTGATCGTCCTCGCCAAAGCCGTTCAGGACTAGCACCGCCGGAATCATTCTGCCGTCCAGCCTGTTCCACCCCATATGGGCGGTACTCCGCTCTGATGAGTCGGCAGGGAAGAAGTGATTGCGATGAAGAGATTCGGGATCGCGGGCGTTGTCGCGGCCGCGCTGTATGCAGCCGTGCTCGGCTTCGCCGGTCCGGCGCAAGCGGACGACGACGGCTATCGCTTCGGTGGGGACCGCGGCGACGGATGGTCATGGGGCTACGGCTACGGCTACAACCGCGATGACCGCAACAACCCGTGGCTAGATCAGCTGTTTCCGTCGGTGAAGGTGCCGCAGGTCGACACGTCGGTGCGCAACTGACCTCGCTCGGCCGACGTTCTACTCCTCTTGAGCGGTGCCTTCTGCTCGGGCGAGTCCGCTCCAGTACCGGATCGACGTCCGCTCGTGGGCGATCGCTGCTTCGATCGCCCGGCGCGGCCCCGGCTGACTGACGCCGCCGGCCTCTCGCAGCAATTCGTAATTCTTGAGTCGCGCCTGATGGGCCAGCAGCCTCACGCGGGCGATGTGCTCGGGCTCGGCGCCGAAGAACACCTTCAAGATTGCCAGGTCGCGCAGTTGGGGCATCTCGTCGGTGGCCTGAGCGAGCCACGTGTCGAGCGCATGCTCCCCGGCCTGAGTGATGGAGAAACGGGTCTTCTGACGACCGTCGTCGTCGACCTCGGCGCGGAGCAGGCCGGCGTCGACGAGGCGGGGTGGTTCGCGATAGATCTGCGAGCGCTGAATAGTCCACATCTGGGAGACGGTCGCGGCGATGGTGCGCTCCAGCTCGTAGGCGGTGGACCGCGGCGCCCACCGCACCAGCCCGAGAAG harbors:
- a CDS encoding PadR family transcriptional regulator is translated as MRLTPTSYVLLGLVRWAPRSTAYELERTIAATVSQMWTIQRSQIYREPPRLVDAGLLRAEVDDDGRQKTRFSITQAGEHALDTWLAQATDEMPQLRDLAILKVFFGAEPEHIARVRLLAHQARLKNYELLREAGGVSQPGPRRAIEAAIAHERTSIRYWSGLARAEGTAQEE
- a CDS encoding aminoglycoside phosphotransferase family protein; protein product: MTALDDVVADWQLRPDGDVHRAGRATVLPVRSDGTPAVLKLGGAEQAHLVLRRWNGDGAARLLRADPHRGALLLERLHRTSLESLPDAAACEVVAGLFRSLHIPALPQLCSLPTVLGDWAGMLASLPNSAPLPRRLVEQAAALCRDLAAEPAESVLHGNLHYGNVLAADREPWLTISPDPVNGDPAYDIAPMLWHRWGDIAGSVRAGVQRRFYALVDAAGHDEDRARAWTIVRIVHRATGVLDDADEVTKLIVLAKAVQD
- a CDS encoding SLC13 family permease → MAGEQAAREDLERSEQDPHFDTEVDEQSSGERAPAESTSTFRRRWTGFAAGLVLAALVYLALPADLAHPAKVTAAIAVLMGLWWMTEAIPIPATALLPLVVFPLLVDDVSVSDVGAYYGSDIIFLFMGGFLIALAMQRWNLHRRIALLTVRAMGTGTTRVIAGFMLATAFLSMWVSNTATAVMMVPIGVSVLMLAGTVSRPADTEESEEPGADAEEVKEQVKQSNFGTALMLGIAYAASVGSLATIIGTPPNTLLVGYLQDEHDITISFGRWMLLGLPLAAVLLVITWVLLAKVIFKPEVDELAGGKKLFNTELAKLGKPSSGERRVAVIFALAAISWISFPLIWDSPPISDAGIAIAAGLLLFILPAGAKLGVRLLDWSTAVQLPWGVLLLFGGGLALSSQFSSSGLTEWIGIQAQSLQGMAVLLLVGLITAGVIFLTELTSNTATAATFLPVIGGVAVGIGQDPLLLTIPVALAATSAFMLPVATPPNAIVFGTGYVNIGSMVKGGIWLNLIAILLISVATTTLAVWVFDIAT